A part of Polyangiaceae bacterium genomic DNA contains:
- a CDS encoding HEAT repeat domain-containing protein has product MQESSHNLALGHALGCACSSAGPLDLTGGPRKYERDRPFRVDHLALDLELDFAAREVRGSARLDCSRVDDDATSLVLDALDFELTKLELISSGKKHDGNYRYDGESIEISIPKRLKEFSVEIHYSAQPRRGLYFLSPDKSVPERPTQVWSQCQDEDARFWFPCHDKPHQKMTTELKVKVPAGMTVLSNGDLVASRTPEISKSGKAKARVPKTWSYHFRLEQPQPSYLVTLVAGHFDVMSEELNLGERKVHVAYYVPPGKQTDGKRAFGETPRMIRLFSRKTGVPYPYGSYSQIVVSDFIFGGMENTTATTMEEEILLDVKAARDVDSNYLVAHELAHQWFGDYVTCRDWSHAWLNEGFAMFFELVEREDRLGADEYAYALRKNLNSYLGEAGVYRRPIVCRDYDSPIDLFDRHLYEKGSLVLHLLSQELGEARFWQGVQLYLERHAWGIVETNDLMRALETVSGKSLERFFDSWVYRPGHPTLKLKVGYADGHLNVDLKQTQRGQDVATFDLPLCIEVAHSESNLKRHQRRIDTAQGSLSVAMGKAPLWVEIDPDYQLLGRVEIDCPLDMLERQLKHGPRAKTRWVAAELLGKKGGRRAVQALAACLGNEEEAWMVRAEAAYALGRTRDERAKLALLEHTDTAEDRVRRAVMWGLGNFRDADVEKPLLKHARREASYLVQAEAARALGKNRGSGARSALEKLLGEESWADVVRGAALNGLAQLGDEAALPSVLETSQYGVPTRGRRAAIMALPELSQERRIRRHLEALLEDAHPHVRGDVARALQSLGDPVARGALRSQLARENDGRVRRRLRGAIDGLTNSGKSVDRRLSRDMESLREKLEELEAKLGKLEQKKGKSK; this is encoded by the coding sequence ATGCAGGAGTCCTCGCACAACCTCGCTTTGGGACATGCTCTCGGCTGCGCATGCAGCTCCGCGGGGCCGCTCGACCTGACCGGCGGACCGCGAAAGTATGAGCGCGACCGCCCGTTTCGCGTCGACCACCTGGCGCTAGACCTGGAGCTCGACTTCGCAGCGCGCGAGGTGCGCGGCAGCGCACGCCTGGACTGCTCGCGGGTCGACGACGACGCGACCAGCCTCGTGCTGGACGCCCTCGACTTCGAGCTCACCAAGCTCGAGCTTATATCCTCCGGGAAAAAACACGACGGAAACTACCGCTACGACGGTGAATCCATCGAGATCAGCATCCCAAAGCGGCTGAAAGAGTTCAGCGTGGAGATTCACTACAGCGCACAACCGCGCCGTGGATTGTATTTCCTCTCCCCCGACAAATCAGTCCCGGAGCGCCCGACTCAGGTGTGGTCTCAGTGCCAGGACGAAGACGCCCGCTTCTGGTTCCCGTGCCACGACAAGCCGCACCAGAAGATGACCACGGAGCTCAAGGTGAAGGTTCCGGCGGGGATGACCGTGCTGAGCAACGGTGACTTGGTCGCGTCGAGGACTCCCGAAATATCCAAGTCGGGCAAAGCCAAGGCTCGCGTTCCGAAGACCTGGAGTTATCACTTCAGGCTGGAGCAACCCCAGCCAAGCTATCTCGTGACCCTCGTCGCCGGGCACTTTGACGTGATGAGCGAGGAGCTCAACCTCGGCGAACGCAAGGTGCACGTCGCGTACTATGTCCCGCCGGGAAAGCAGACCGACGGCAAGCGCGCCTTCGGTGAGACGCCGCGCATGATCCGCCTGTTCTCCCGCAAGACCGGAGTCCCGTATCCGTACGGCAGCTACAGTCAGATCGTCGTCAGCGACTTCATCTTCGGTGGTATGGAGAACACCACCGCGACCACGATGGAAGAGGAGATCCTGCTCGACGTGAAAGCCGCGCGGGACGTCGACAGCAACTACCTGGTCGCGCATGAGCTCGCCCACCAGTGGTTCGGCGACTATGTCACCTGTCGCGACTGGTCTCACGCCTGGCTCAACGAAGGCTTCGCGATGTTCTTCGAGCTTGTGGAGCGCGAAGATCGCCTCGGCGCCGACGAGTACGCCTACGCCCTACGCAAGAACCTAAACAGTTACCTCGGGGAAGCAGGCGTCTATCGTCGACCCATCGTTTGCCGGGACTACGACTCCCCCATCGATTTGTTCGACCGACACCTGTACGAGAAGGGCAGCCTGGTTTTGCACCTCCTCAGCCAGGAGCTCGGGGAGGCGCGCTTCTGGCAAGGTGTGCAGCTCTACTTGGAGCGCCACGCCTGGGGCATCGTCGAGACGAACGATCTGATGCGCGCCCTGGAGACCGTGAGCGGAAAGAGCCTCGAACGCTTCTTCGATAGCTGGGTGTACCGCCCGGGTCACCCGACACTGAAGCTGAAGGTGGGCTACGCAGATGGGCACCTGAACGTCGACCTCAAGCAGACCCAGCGTGGCCAAGACGTAGCGACCTTCGACTTGCCCCTGTGCATCGAGGTCGCCCACAGCGAAAGCAACCTCAAGCGGCACCAGCGCCGCATCGACACGGCGCAAGGTTCGCTCAGCGTCGCCATGGGGAAGGCTCCGCTGTGGGTTGAGATCGACCCGGACTATCAGCTCCTGGGGCGCGTGGAGATCGACTGCCCCCTCGATATGCTGGAGCGGCAGCTCAAGCATGGGCCGCGCGCCAAGACGCGCTGGGTGGCGGCGGAGCTCCTGGGCAAGAAGGGCGGGCGCCGGGCCGTTCAGGCACTCGCAGCTTGCCTTGGCAACGAAGAAGAAGCTTGGATGGTCCGCGCGGAAGCAGCCTACGCCCTCGGGCGCACACGGGACGAGCGCGCGAAGCTCGCGCTCCTCGAGCACACGGACACGGCGGAGGACCGCGTGCGTCGCGCGGTGATGTGGGGCCTCGGAAACTTCCGCGACGCTGACGTGGAGAAGCCACTGCTCAAGCACGCCCGACGCGAGGCAAGCTATTTGGTTCAAGCGGAGGCCGCGCGCGCCCTCGGCAAGAATCGCGGCAGCGGCGCCAGGAGCGCGCTGGAGAAGCTGCTCGGCGAGGAGTCCTGGGCCGACGTCGTACGTGGCGCGGCGCTCAACGGGCTCGCCCAACTGGGTGACGAAGCTGCGCTGCCCAGCGTGCTCGAGACGTCCCAGTACGGCGTGCCCACACGCGGGCGACGTGCCGCGATCATGGCGCTACCCGAGCTCTCCCAGGAGCGCCGCATCCGCCGTCACCTGGAGGCCTTGCTGGAGGACGCTCACCCCCACGTTCGAGGTGATGTGGCGCGAGCGTTGCAATCGCTGGGCGATCCCGTGGCACGCGGGGCGCTGCGTAGCCAACTCGCACGCGAGAACGACGGAAGGGTGCGCCGGCGACTCCGCGGCGCTATCGACGGCTTGACCAACTCCGGCAAGTCGGTGGACCGTCGCCTGTCACGTGACATGGAAAGCTTGCGTGAGAAGCTCGAGGAGCTCGAGGCCAAGCTAGGCAAGCTCGAGCAGAAGAAAGGAAAGTCCAAGTGA
- a CDS encoding enoyl-CoA hydratase/isomerase family protein encodes MNTLSRDTLLAFGRIGRELGQSSDTRAVVITSAGTKAFCAGADLKERKGMDENDVRKQLELYRSELLWILDYPAPVVAAINGVALGGGLELALLCDLRVAAEHALLGLPEVSIGIIPGAGGTQRLPRIVGEARAKELILFGRRLKAKEALEIGLVNQVTPEGQDVLQDTLSYIAPLAGGAPLAQAAALRAIDAAYEVPFSHGIELERMFYDTCLRSEDRVEALSAFAEKRKPVFKGR; translated from the coding sequence ATGAACACGCTCTCTCGAGACACCCTGCTGGCATTCGGGCGCATCGGGCGCGAACTCGGTCAGAGTAGCGACACGCGCGCGGTGGTCATCACATCCGCTGGAACGAAGGCATTTTGCGCTGGCGCGGACCTCAAAGAGCGCAAGGGCATGGACGAGAACGACGTGCGCAAACAGCTCGAGCTGTACCGCTCGGAACTCTTGTGGATCCTCGACTACCCCGCGCCCGTCGTGGCCGCAATCAACGGCGTCGCGCTCGGAGGCGGCCTCGAGCTCGCGCTACTTTGCGACCTGCGGGTCGCGGCGGAGCACGCCCTCTTGGGCCTGCCTGAAGTCAGCATCGGCATCATCCCCGGCGCTGGCGGCACCCAGCGCTTGCCGCGCATCGTGGGTGAGGCGCGCGCCAAGGAGTTGATCCTGTTCGGGCGGCGACTGAAGGCCAAGGAAGCACTCGAGATTGGTCTGGTGAACCAGGTGACTCCGGAAGGTCAGGACGTGCTCCAAGACACGCTGAGCTACATCGCCCCCCTCGCCGGTGGCGCGCCGCTGGCGCAAGCCGCCGCGCTGCGCGCGATCGACGCCGCCTATGAGGTGCCGTTTAGCCATGGCATCGAGCTAGAGCGCATGTTCTACGACACGTGCCTGCGCAGTGAGGATCGAGTCGAGGCGCTCAGCGCGTTCGCCGAGAAGCGCAAACCTGTGTTCAAGGGCCGCTAA
- a CDS encoding aspartate kinase yields the protein MRIVVQKYGGSSVADTEKIKKVAARVVETRKKGFAVVVVVSAMGKTTDQLLARAREISPSPSRRELDMLLSCGERTSMALLSMAVSELGYQAISLTGSQSGILTNDRHSGARIIEVRPFRVQDELEAGRIVIVAGFQGVSYKREVTTLGRGGSDTTAVALAGALGAEYCEICSDVDGVYTADPRVVDSAELLKSITHEAMLELAAHGAKVLHAECIEFARKSQVALYARATFGDANGGTRIDRPEEVGELDVAGVSGTKQLVRLRASGERSMDRMLAAAAEASLPVLHLDADHEIADLWFSLADVPDWSSVKAQLLDQVQIEEGCGAVSVAGDFFGRNAAKLSKTRSVAAGVGVRLKAMATSPLRATLFCAEEDVDALTSALHRAFRD from the coding sequence ATGCGTATCGTAGTTCAGAAATACGGTGGCTCATCCGTCGCCGATACCGAGAAGATCAAGAAGGTTGCGGCTCGCGTGGTGGAGACCCGCAAAAAGGGCTTCGCTGTGGTGGTGGTGGTCAGCGCCATGGGCAAGACCACCGATCAACTCCTGGCGCGCGCTCGGGAAATCAGCCCAAGCCCCAGTCGTCGCGAGCTCGATATGCTGCTCAGCTGTGGCGAGCGCACCAGCATGGCGCTCCTCAGCATGGCGGTGAGCGAGCTTGGCTATCAGGCGATTAGTCTCACCGGCTCTCAGTCGGGGATCCTCACGAACGACCGCCACTCCGGCGCACGCATCATCGAGGTGCGTCCGTTCCGCGTTCAAGACGAGCTCGAGGCCGGGCGCATCGTGATCGTCGCGGGCTTCCAAGGCGTGTCGTACAAGCGCGAAGTGACCACGCTGGGTCGTGGCGGTAGCGACACCACCGCGGTGGCGCTGGCGGGTGCCCTGGGCGCCGAGTACTGCGAGATCTGCTCAGACGTGGACGGTGTGTACACCGCCGACCCGCGCGTCGTGGACTCCGCGGAGCTGCTCAAGTCGATCACCCACGAGGCGATGCTGGAGCTCGCGGCTCACGGCGCGAAGGTACTCCACGCGGAGTGCATCGAGTTCGCGCGCAAGAGCCAGGTGGCGCTGTACGCTCGTGCGACGTTTGGTGACGCGAACGGCGGCACCCGCATCGATCGCCCCGAAGAGGTGGGCGAGCTCGACGTGGCCGGCGTGTCCGGTACGAAACAGCTCGTGCGCCTGCGAGCAAGCGGCGAGCGTTCCATGGATCGCATGCTCGCGGCCGCCGCCGAAGCGTCGCTGCCGGTGCTGCACCTGGACGCGGATCACGAAATCGCGGACCTCTGGTTCAGCCTGGCGGATGTGCCCGACTGGTCCAGCGTGAAAGCGCAGCTGCTCGATCAGGTGCAGATCGAGGAGGGCTGCGGCGCCGTGAGCGTGGCTGGGGACTTCTTCGGCCGTAACGCCGCCAAGCTTTCCAAGACGCGCTCCGTTGCGGCGGGCGTCGGCGTGCGGCTCAAGGCCATGGCCACGTCTCCTCTGCGGGCGACGCTGTTCTGCGCCGAGGAAGACGTAGACGCCCTGACGTCAGCGCTACATCGCGCCTTCCGCGACTAG
- a CDS encoding leucyl aminopeptidase family protein: MNEIFAAKPTKTSRPIVALEKGELKAWIKGQRAATKNWLAATDFKAKPGEFALIPGRDGGLERVVLGVSSRKEAWDWAGLVRRLPTGRYHVGTTLEPGYATTAALGWALGHYRFDRYKAHSGKGALLAWPEGADQGEVQRLYEGISLARDLINTPAGDLGPTALGESAKELAARHSAKFKLIVGDKLLEQNYPTIHAVGRACSDAPRLIDFTWGDPKHPKLTLVGKGVCFDTGGLDIKPADNMKLMKKDMGGAALMLGLAHAVMSAGLPVRLRVLVPAVENSVAGNAFHPLDVIKTRKGLTVEIGHTDAEGRLILCDALAEADTENPDLLIDAATLTGAARVALGTELPALFTNDDDVAGAVLSAGLREGDPLWRLPLHEPYKEQLKTPMADLNNQGGPFGGAITAALYLQSFISKRQRWVHIDTMGWNLRSRPGRPVGGEAFALRALYRMLVERYPR; the protein is encoded by the coding sequence ATGAATGAGATCTTCGCGGCGAAGCCCACCAAGACTTCGCGCCCCATCGTTGCGTTGGAGAAGGGCGAGCTAAAGGCTTGGATCAAGGGGCAACGCGCGGCGACCAAGAACTGGCTCGCGGCGACGGACTTCAAGGCGAAGCCTGGTGAGTTTGCGCTGATCCCAGGACGCGACGGCGGCCTGGAGCGAGTTGTGCTTGGCGTTTCCTCAAGGAAAGAGGCTTGGGATTGGGCAGGCTTGGTGCGGCGTCTGCCCACAGGCCGCTATCACGTCGGCACCACGCTAGAGCCCGGCTACGCCACCACTGCGGCGCTCGGCTGGGCGCTCGGGCACTATCGCTTCGATCGCTACAAGGCGCATAGTGGCAAGGGGGCGCTGCTCGCCTGGCCCGAGGGCGCTGACCAGGGCGAAGTGCAGCGCTTGTACGAAGGCATCAGCCTCGCGCGAGACCTGATCAACACGCCCGCCGGGGACCTGGGTCCCACCGCGCTCGGCGAGAGCGCGAAGGAGCTTGCCGCGCGGCATAGCGCGAAGTTCAAGCTGATCGTGGGCGACAAGCTGCTCGAGCAGAACTACCCGACGATTCACGCGGTCGGGCGCGCCTGCAGCGACGCGCCGCGGCTCATCGATTTTACCTGGGGCGACCCCAAGCACCCGAAGCTGACCCTGGTTGGCAAGGGGGTGTGCTTCGACACCGGCGGCCTCGATATCAAGCCCGCCGACAACATGAAGCTCATGAAGAAGGACATGGGTGGCGCCGCGCTGATGCTCGGTCTCGCTCACGCCGTGATGAGCGCTGGGCTTCCCGTGCGATTGCGGGTGCTCGTGCCTGCGGTGGAGAACAGCGTTGCGGGTAACGCGTTCCATCCGCTCGATGTGATCAAGACGCGCAAGGGTCTAACCGTGGAGATCGGGCACACGGACGCTGAAGGGCGGCTCATCCTGTGTGATGCGCTGGCCGAGGCCGACACGGAGAACCCGGATCTGTTGATCGATGCGGCGACGCTGACTGGCGCTGCGCGCGTAGCCCTTGGCACGGAGCTACCGGCGCTCTTCACCAACGACGACGACGTGGCCGGCGCAGTGCTCAGCGCCGGCCTGCGCGAAGGGGACCCGCTCTGGCGCTTGCCCCTGCACGAGCCCTACAAGGAGCAACTCAAGACTCCGATGGCCGACCTGAACAACCAGGGTGGTCCTTTTGGCGGCGCCATCACCGCAGCGCTCTACCTTCAGAGTTTCATTTCCAAGCGGCAACGCTGGGTGCACATCGACACCATGGGTTGGAACCTGCGCTCTCGCCCGGGGCGCCCCGTGGGTGGCGAGGCGTTTGCGCTACGCGCGCTCTACCGCATGCTGGTCGAGCGCTACCCTCGCTGA
- a CDS encoding sulfatase, which translates to MRTSSLVALSLLILSGCGKTEEPVEKAATTSPPADVSAKPPAAASGAKPAAKDPEKQALTRPAKPLNVLFLTVDALRADDMPWVGYKRETAPNLTKLAKESVVYDNHRSVTSYTAQSVACMLSGRLAGTLYRDGYFFTGYRDVGNDFIQEAMQKKGIRTLGVQAHMYFGRGKGIDQGFDVWDMVPGITFDAQTDNFITSEKSTKKIIEVLSNPENTKGQFFLWSHYMDPHDKYQKHAESPDFGNSNRDRYDSEVWYTDKWLGELFKWGEKQPWWKDTAIVITADHGEAFGEHGMWKHAFDVWDVLLKVPLIIKAPGAEPKHISEMRNHLDIAPTLVDLMGMDALSTFMGKSLVPEVYGAKPEKRETLIFELAEDSHNPPRRAVIHGDYKLIVYGKGWKYLLFNLKDDPGEEKDLAKTDETKLEEMKKIYEAEFAKVPSIEPYGGMKLKSGSQAKGPMGPPKQ; encoded by the coding sequence ATGCGTACTTCCAGCCTGGTTGCCCTGAGTCTGTTGATCCTGAGTGGCTGCGGTAAGACCGAAGAGCCAGTTGAAAAAGCCGCGACGACTTCGCCCCCTGCGGATGTGTCAGCGAAGCCGCCTGCCGCGGCGAGCGGAGCCAAGCCCGCTGCGAAGGACCCCGAGAAGCAAGCGCTCACGCGTCCGGCGAAGCCGCTCAACGTGCTCTTCCTCACGGTCGACGCGCTGCGCGCCGATGACATGCCGTGGGTTGGCTACAAGCGCGAGACCGCACCGAATCTGACGAAGCTGGCCAAAGAGTCCGTCGTCTACGACAACCATCGCTCGGTCACGAGCTACACCGCGCAGTCCGTCGCCTGCATGCTGAGCGGGCGCTTGGCGGGCACGCTGTACCGCGACGGCTACTTCTTCACGGGCTACCGGGATGTGGGCAACGACTTCATCCAGGAGGCGATGCAGAAGAAGGGCATTCGTACCCTCGGCGTGCAAGCTCATATGTATTTTGGTCGTGGAAAAGGTATCGACCAAGGCTTCGATGTCTGGGACATGGTGCCTGGAATCACCTTCGACGCCCAGACCGACAACTTCATCACCAGCGAGAAGAGCACCAAGAAGATCATCGAGGTGCTGAGCAACCCGGAGAACACGAAGGGCCAGTTCTTCTTGTGGAGCCACTACATGGATCCACACGACAAGTACCAGAAGCACGCGGAGAGCCCCGATTTCGGCAACAGCAACCGCGATCGCTACGACTCCGAGGTCTGGTACACCGACAAGTGGCTCGGCGAGCTCTTCAAGTGGGGTGAGAAGCAGCCGTGGTGGAAGGACACCGCGATCGTGATCACCGCAGATCATGGTGAGGCGTTCGGGGAACACGGGATGTGGAAGCACGCCTTCGACGTCTGGGACGTGCTGCTCAAGGTGCCGTTGATCATCAAGGCGCCAGGGGCCGAACCGAAGCACATCAGTGAGATGCGCAATCACCTCGATATCGCGCCCACCCTCGTCGACCTGATGGGTATGGACGCGCTGTCCACATTCATGGGCAAGAGCCTGGTCCCCGAAGTCTACGGGGCGAAGCCGGAGAAGCGTGAGACGCTGATTTTCGAGCTGGCTGAAGATAGCCACAACCCGCCGCGCCGCGCCGTCATCCACGGGGACTACAAGCTGATCGTCTACGGCAAGGGCTGGAAGTACCTGCTCTTCAACCTCAAGGACGACCCAGGCGAGGAGAAGGATCTCGCGAAGACCGACGAGACCAAGCTCGAAGAGATGAAGAAGATCTACGAAGCTGAGTTCGCCAAGGTTCCCAGCATCGAGCCCTACGGCGGCATGAAGCTGAAGAGCGGCAGCCAAGCCAAGGGCCCCATGGGCCCGCCCAAGCAGTAG
- a CDS encoding FAD:protein FMN transferase, giving the protein MNTRAFSLCFGLLLVACDDAPQEPTGTDARSSGPAHSGTTAAPSASQTFEPKRVDLQADAMGTKLHLVSFTTPRLAEPEVKQAMQAAMSEVDRLAKLLSDWTADSDVGHVNAAAGEFVKVSPETLEVVEKGLWAGKVSEGTFDITWNSLGGLWKFGDAREADPKPPSAAEIKRLLPRVNYTRVETQDDPPQVKVPKDSKLGLGGIAKGYIVDKMAAAMRKAGLSSFLVQAGGDLYGAGRKPDGSPWVSGIQDPRGKDGSFFAVIELTDHAFSTAGDYARAYVHGGKRYHHIIDPRTGYPATASRSVTIWAPSALLADAIDDAVFILGPEKGLKLVEDTDGVGAVIVTKDNKVIVSKRIEGKVKITAQPTDGI; this is encoded by the coding sequence ATGAATACTCGAGCTTTTTCTCTCTGTTTCGGGCTCTTGCTCGTGGCCTGTGACGATGCTCCCCAGGAGCCAACAGGCACCGACGCCAGGTCGAGCGGCCCGGCTCACTCGGGCACGACGGCGGCCCCCTCAGCGAGCCAGACGTTCGAGCCAAAGCGCGTCGATCTGCAGGCCGATGCCATGGGAACCAAGCTCCATTTGGTCAGCTTCACCACGCCACGCTTGGCGGAGCCCGAGGTGAAGCAGGCCATGCAGGCGGCGATGAGCGAAGTGGACCGCCTCGCGAAGCTCTTGAGTGACTGGACCGCGGATAGCGACGTGGGCCATGTGAACGCAGCAGCCGGTGAGTTCGTGAAGGTTTCGCCAGAAACTCTCGAAGTGGTGGAGAAGGGCTTGTGGGCTGGCAAAGTCAGCGAGGGCACCTTCGATATCACCTGGAACTCCCTCGGGGGCTTGTGGAAGTTCGGAGATGCGCGTGAGGCGGATCCAAAGCCACCAAGCGCCGCAGAGATCAAACGCCTACTCCCCCGCGTGAATTATACCCGCGTGGAAACTCAAGATGACCCTCCTCAGGTCAAGGTTCCGAAAGACTCGAAGCTTGGGTTGGGCGGCATCGCGAAGGGCTACATCGTCGACAAGATGGCGGCCGCGATGCGCAAGGCTGGGCTCAGCAGCTTCCTAGTGCAAGCGGGTGGCGACCTCTACGGCGCCGGGAGGAAGCCCGATGGCTCGCCCTGGGTGAGTGGCATTCAAGATCCGCGCGGCAAAGACGGCAGCTTCTTCGCAGTGATCGAGCTGACGGACCACGCCTTCTCCACGGCCGGGGACTACGCGCGCGCCTACGTGCATGGCGGCAAGCGCTATCACCACATCATCGATCCGCGCACCGGCTATCCCGCCACCGCGAGCCGCAGCGTCACCATCTGGGCGCCGTCGGCGTTGTTGGCTGACGCGATCGACGATGCGGTGTTCATCCTCGGTCCGGAGAAGGGCCTGAAGCTGGTTGAAGACACCGACGGCGTTGGCGCCGTGATCGTCACCAAGGACAACAAGGTGATCGTCTCGAAGCGCATCGAGGGCAAGGTGAAGATCACCGCTCAGCCCACCGACGGCATCTGA
- a CDS encoding BolA/IbaG family iron-sulfur metabolism protein, with translation MSSHPTNFQGDVTLAIKESIESGIEGATAQVTGSGGHFSIEVVAAIFEGKSMLESQRMVYKTIAHLMAGDLAPVHAVDTLKTRAG, from the coding sequence ATGAGCTCACACCCGACGAACTTCCAAGGCGACGTCACCCTGGCCATCAAGGAGTCCATCGAGTCTGGCATCGAGGGGGCAACGGCGCAGGTGACGGGCAGCGGTGGTCACTTCAGCATCGAGGTGGTCGCGGCCATATTCGAAGGCAAGTCGATGCTCGAGAGTCAGCGCATGGTCTACAAGACCATCGCTCACCTGATGGCTGGCGATCTCGCACCAGTGCACGCGGTGGATACGCTCAAGACGCGCGCCGGCTGA
- the nhaA gene encoding Na+/H+ antiporter NhaA, which yields MAIRSSQSNVGAPPETSLAANRLKVALMAPIEAFLHVQAASGLLLLAMAVIALVWANSPWHESYAHLWHFELGVEAGNLNFKRPLHFWINDGLMTIFFFVVGLEIKREILDGELSELKRAALPIAAALGGMLVPAGIYMALNPGGEPHSGWGIPMATDIAFAVGILSLLGSRVPAALRILLLALAIIDDIGAIIVIAIFYSKGIQIDGLVLVGLGFTLVFMMQRFGVRLATMYIPGGVLIWAGMLRFGVHPTIAGVLLGLATPHVSWFGKEGFLKEANKALGDFNQKLEDPEADDHSLFEPLDRLATARREAFSPLQRLESNLHGYVAYFIMPVFALANAGVNLQGIDLDMEHAGSVGFGVALGLTLGKPIGITLAAFLAVKVGVAALPRGVNWRGVFVVGCVGGIGFTMAIFIAELAFAGSPFLGVSKLAVLIGSGLIAVIGLALGKLMLSDKLPEEIARISVARAESSTEY from the coding sequence ATGGCTATTCGCTCCTCGCAGTCCAACGTCGGTGCACCTCCCGAGACGTCTCTGGCGGCCAACCGCTTGAAGGTCGCGCTGATGGCGCCCATCGAAGCATTTCTGCACGTGCAGGCGGCGAGCGGGTTGCTGCTGTTGGCGATGGCGGTGATCGCGTTGGTGTGGGCGAACTCTCCCTGGCACGAGAGCTACGCTCACTTGTGGCACTTCGAGCTCGGAGTGGAAGCGGGCAACCTGAACTTCAAGCGCCCGCTCCACTTCTGGATCAACGACGGGCTGATGACGATCTTCTTCTTCGTCGTCGGCTTGGAGATCAAGCGCGAGATCTTGGACGGTGAGCTCAGCGAGCTGAAGCGTGCGGCGTTGCCGATCGCGGCGGCGCTTGGGGGCATGCTGGTGCCCGCTGGGATCTACATGGCGCTCAACCCAGGTGGAGAGCCGCACTCCGGTTGGGGCATCCCCATGGCCACGGACATCGCCTTTGCCGTGGGGATCCTTTCTTTGTTGGGCTCCAGAGTGCCAGCTGCGCTTCGCATCTTGCTCCTGGCGTTGGCGATCATCGATGACATTGGCGCGATCATCGTGATCGCCATCTTCTACTCCAAGGGGATCCAGATTGACGGCCTGGTGTTAGTTGGCCTCGGCTTCACTCTGGTGTTCATGATGCAGCGCTTTGGCGTGCGTCTCGCCACCATGTACATCCCCGGTGGCGTGCTGATTTGGGCTGGGATGTTGCGCTTTGGTGTTCACCCGACCATCGCAGGGGTGCTGCTCGGCCTCGCCACGCCCCACGTGTCCTGGTTTGGCAAGGAAGGGTTCCTCAAAGAGGCGAACAAGGCCCTGGGTGACTTCAACCAGAAGCTCGAGGACCCCGAAGCGGACGATCATTCTTTGTTCGAGCCGCTCGATAGGTTGGCGACGGCCCGTCGTGAAGCGTTCAGCCCTCTGCAGCGGCTCGAGTCGAATCTCCACGGCTACGTCGCCTACTTCATCATGCCAGTGTTCGCCTTGGCGAACGCGGGCGTGAACCTTCAGGGCATCGATCTCGACATGGAGCACGCTGGTAGCGTTGGCTTCGGAGTCGCGCTCGGCCTGACGTTGGGCAAGCCAATCGGCATCACTCTGGCCGCGTTCCTGGCGGTGAAGGTTGGAGTTGCAGCGCTTCCGCGCGGAGTCAATTGGAGGGGGGTGTTCGTCGTCGGTTGCGTCGGTGGGATCGGCTTCACGATGGCGATCTTCATCGCGGAGCTGGCGTTCGCTGGCAGTCCGTTTCTTGGTGTCTCCAAGCTGGCAGTGCTGATCGGCTCAGGGCTCATCGCAGTGATTGGCTTGGCGCTGGGCAAGCTCATGCTATCCGACAAGCTGCCGGAGGAAATCGCCCGCATCTCCGTGGCCCGGGCGGAGTCCTCTACTGAGTACTGA
- a CDS encoding DUF924 domain-containing protein, whose translation MANVDAILEFWFGTEQDDLAVIQKQGSLWFASKPELDAEIRSRFGADVEAAARGELEHLTAEARGRLAVIILLDQFTRNIYRGTAQAFASDHLALGHCRTAISSKQDEALRRVERPFLYMPLMHSEDLTAQDEALRVFGKLVETAEGELKKTFENNLKFAHMHRDLIVKFGRFPHRNAILGRESTAEEAAYLADGAETFGQGKA comes from the coding sequence ATGGCGAACGTGGACGCGATCTTAGAGTTCTGGTTCGGCACCGAACAGGACGACCTCGCGGTCATCCAGAAGCAAGGCAGCCTGTGGTTCGCGTCCAAGCCTGAGCTAGACGCTGAGATCAGGTCGCGCTTTGGCGCTGATGTCGAAGCCGCGGCCCGCGGGGAGCTAGAGCACTTGACCGCTGAAGCGCGAGGTCGTCTGGCGGTGATCATCCTGCTGGATCAGTTCACGCGCAACATCTACCGAGGCACCGCCCAGGCCTTCGCGAGCGACCATCTGGCGCTCGGCCATTGCCGCACGGCAATTTCTTCGAAGCAAGACGAGGCACTCCGACGCGTGGAGCGACCGTTCCTCTACATGCCACTGATGCACAGCGAAGACCTCACGGCACAAGACGAAGCGCTGCGCGTCTTCGGCAAGCTGGTGGAGACAGCAGAAGGCGAGCTCAAGAAGACCTTCGAGAACAACCTCAAGTTCGCCCACATGCATCGCGATCTCATCGTGAAGTTTGGCCGTTTTCCCCATAGAAATGCGATTCTAGGACGCGAGAGCACCGCGGAGGAAGCGGCATACCTCGCAGACGGCGCGGAGACCTTCGGGCAAGGTAAGGCGTGA